ATATGACCAGCTGACAAAAGCAGGTGCAGCAGGCCAGGCGTGCCTTAACCATGAAATCAGGATTGTCCGCCCGAACGAGGATGGCCCTTCCGACCCCAACGATATCCTGCCTCCAGGCGAAAGCGGGGAAATCATCGTCCAGGGCCCATGCATGATGACCGGCTACTTCAATCGTGAAGAGGCTTCTGAAAAAGCAATGTATAAAGGCTGGTACCATTCAGGCGATATTGGCTACCTCGATGAAGAGGGTTATTTATGGGTGAAAGACAGGGTAGATGACATGATTATCAGCGGCGGTGAAAACATCTATCCTCGTGAGGTCGAGGATGTTCTCCATGCCCATGAAGGTGTCCTGGATGTCGCAATTGTCGGCCAGCCTGATGACCGATGGGGTGAAACCGTTACGGCATTTGTCGTGAAAAAAGATAGCCAAATTACCGAAGAGGATTTGGATGAATGGTGCAAGAACAGTGACAGCCTGGCGAATTACAAGCGACCTCGCAAGTACGTATTTGTAGAAGCACTCCCTAGGAACGCAAGTGGGAAAATCCAGAAGTTCATGCTGCGCAAGCAAATGGAAGAATTGTTCTCAAAAGGGCAGCCGACTTAATGGAAAGGGTTTTTTTATCATGTTAGACGGAATAAAAATAGTTGATTTCACCAATTATATCCCGGGCCCTTTCGCGACTCTCAGGCTTGCCGAGCTTGGGGCCGAGGTGGTAAAGGTTGAAGCGCCAGAGGGAGACCCGGCAAGGAATACAGGAAACGGCTATGTATTCAACGCACATAATCGCGGCAAAAAGAGCCTTGTCATCAACTTGAAGCAGCCAGAAGGAAAGATGCTGGCGCTAGATTTGCTGGCCAGGGCGGATGTGGTGGTTGAGAGCTTCAGGCCAGGAGTGATGGATAAGCTGGGACTCGGATATGACGCTGTGAAAAAAATAAACCCCGGTATTGTCTATTGTTCGGTCACTGGATACGGAAAGAATGGGGAAATGAGCAAACTTGGAAGTCATGACCTGAATTATATGAGCTTGAGCGGTGCCCTGGCCCAGATGAAAGATCGTACAGGAAGGCCGGTACATCCATCCCATACTTTTTCTGATTATATTGGCGGAATGGCGGCCAGTGAGCGTATCCTTGCAGCACTTGTGGCCAGGGGAAAAACGGGAAAGGGCAGCTATCATTGCATTTCCATTGCTGACAGTATGGCATCATTGATGACAAACCATGTCCTGATTGAAAAGGAAACAGGCTATCAAAAAGGTGTTTCTGTACTGAACGGTACGGTCATTGGCTATGGGCTTTACGAAACAAAGGATGCCCGCTATGTCAGCCTCGGGGCGCTGGAGCCAAAGTTCTGGAACAATTTTTGTCAGGCTGTCGATAGGGAGGAATGGCTGTCCGCGCATTATTCCAGACCGGATAACACGAATCCTGTTTATCTTGAGCTTGTTGATTTGTTTAAAAGCAAACCGCTATTAGAATGGGCGGATTTTGGAATGAAGGTCGATTGCTGCCTAACGCCTGTACTTGAGGCCGGAGAGCTTGCTCAATATCCATATTGGAGGGAAAAGAAATTTGTAATGCCAGAAGGCCATATTAAAATGCATGCAGATTTGCCGTCGCAACCGCAAGCAGCTCCTCCAAAAAAAGGAGAACAGACAGAAGAGATCTTGCAAGAGTGGCTTAGTCTAAAAAGCAGTAATTAGTAGGTTCACAAAATCTATATTTTTAAGAGTGGAAGGGGAAATGTCGGTATGATGAATGTTCCATTGACAGTAGGATCGCTATTGGAAAGAGCAGAAAAGTTTTTCCCGAAAAAACAGGTGGTATCACGGACGCTATCAGGTATTCACCGATTCACTTACAAGGAGGTTGGCGAACGGACCCGCAGACTGGCCAGCGCGCTTGAAAAGCTTGGAGTGGAAAAAGGAGACAGAGTTGGCACATTCGCCTGGAATCACCATCGCCATCTTGAGGTCTATTTTGCTGCCCCAGGGATGGGGGCGGTTCTCCATACCATCAATATCCGCCTGTCACCTGAACATGTCTCGTATATTATCAATCACGCAGAAGATAAGGTATTGCTGGTTGATGAAGACCTGGTGCCGCTGATTGAGCGGAGCAAGGATCAATTTAAAACGGTAGAGGCCTACATCATCATGACCGACAAAGATGAACTGCCTGAAACGACACTGGAGCCAGTCTATTCCTATGAGGAGCTTCTTCGCGATGGCAGTCCGGACTTCGAATTCGTGAAAGATATCGATGAAAATGAACCTGCAGGGATGTGCTACACATCGGCTACAACTGGCAATCCTAAAGGGGTGGTTTATTCCCATCGAGGCATCGTCCTCCACAGCTTCGCGTTCGGGTTAGCAGACACTGCTGCATTATCTGAAACTGATGTCGTCCTGCCGGTCGTGCCGATGTTCCATGCCAATGCCTGGGGTCTCCCATTCGCAGCAACATGGTTCGGCTCGACACAGGTGCTCCCAGGACCATTATTCACTCCTAAACTGCTTGCAGATCTGATTGAACAGGAAAAAGTCACCTTCACCGCGGGAGTGCCGACGATTTGGCTAGGCTTGCTGAATGAGCTTGAAAAAGGAAGCTATGATACCTCTTCGCTAAGATCGATTGTCTGCGGGGGATCAGCTGCGCCGCGTGGCATGATCAAGGCGTTCGAAACGAAATATAAAATTCCATTCCTGCACGCATACGGGATGACTGAAACCACTCCGCTGGCAACGGTTTCCCGCCTGAAGAGCTACCAGGTCGGATTGGACGAAGACGAAATTTTAGATATCCGCTCCAAACAGGGTCTCCTTGTGCCAGGCCTGGAAATGAAAGTAATTGGCGGCGACGGTGAAGTGAAGTGGGATGGCGAGGAGATGGGAGAACTCCTGCTTCGCGGCCCATGGATTGCGGACGAATACTATAAGGATGAGAGGTCTGACGACGCTTTCCGCGATGGCTGGCTATACACTGGAGATGTGGCAACAGTTGATGAAGAAGGGGTCATCAAGCTTGTTGACCGGACAAAGGATTTAATCAAGAGCGGCGGGGAATGGATCTCGTCCGTCGATCTTGAAAACGCACTGATGGCCCACGAAGCAGTTTTTGAAGCAAGTGTCGTCGCCGTCCCGCATGAGCAGTGGCAGGAACGCCCGATTGCCTGTGTCGTCCTGAAAGAACAATATAAGGGGCAGGTCGACAAGCAGGAACTGCTGGACTTCATCACACCGCAGTTCGCAAAATGGTGGCTCCCAGACGATGTTGTATTTATGGATGAAATCCCGAAAACATCCGTCGGAAAATTTCTGAAGCGCGCATTAAGGGATCAGTTGAAAGACCATCTTGTACAGAATTCGTAAGGAATAAATAAGGGAAAGTGCTGCTGGTGGACGTGATTCGTTTTAAAGATACCCTTATGAGAAGCAAAACACCTGCATAAGGGCACGATTAGGCCATAAAGAGGACCTTATGAGGAAGCGAAACTCCTGCATAAGGGTACGATTAGCACCTAAATGATGAGAAGCCAAAGCGAATATAGTAAGTAACCTTTTTCACCCATAAATCAGCCGGCTGCAAAAGTGCAGCCGGTTTTTAATTGTAAAAATATTGCAAAATGCAGGAATATGATTTAGTATTTAGTTAAATACTTAAATGTCTTATGAACACCAAAAATTAAGGGAGGTCTTTAGCTTGAATGATGCCTTCAAAGCTCTTTCAGACCCCACCAGAAGAAAGATCCTTGACCTATTGAAGGAACGGGATATGACAGCTGGTGAAATCGCTGACCATTTCAATATGACAAAACCCAGTATTTCACAGCATTTAAAACTGCTGAAGACTGCAGGTTTGATCCAGGATGAGAAAAAGGGGCAATTCATTATCTATTCTCTTCATACAACAGTCTTTCAAGAGCTCATCAGCTGGGCATTCAGCTTTACCGAAACTAATAAAGACAGGGAAGGGGAAAAGTGAGATGAAAAAGCATTTATTGCCTTTGACCATGATTGGATTGCTGGTCGTAGCTTGGATCATTGTTTGGCCAAAGCTGCCTGAACAAATTCCGATTCACTGGAATGTAAATGGAGAGGCCAATGGTTTTGCTTCCAAACTAAATGCGATGTTCTCGACACTTGGAATCATGGTAATCCTTTATATATCGATGGCTTTCTTGCCAAAAGTAGATCCGAGGAAAACAAACTATAAGTATTTTACGAAAAGCTACCATATTATCTTAAATGCCATACTTGGTGTCCTGTTTGTAATCAATATCCTGATGCTGGCGAATGCTATGGGGTATGATGTCCCCATAGGCAGCATTGGTCCATTGGTTGTCGGGATTATCTTTATGATCCTCGGGAACTACATGCCCCAGGTCCGATCAAACTTTTTCATAGGAATCCGAACACCATGGACGCTTAGCAGTGATGAAGTTTGGAAGAAGACGCACCGGGCTGCATCGAAAATCTTTTTCTTTGGCGGGCTTGCCATGATATTGGCCACCTTTGCGCCTGTTCATTTGAAGCAAGCGATATTATTCAGTGTAGTCGCTCTGACAGTCGTTGCTCCATATATTTATTCTTACGTTCTCTTTAAAAGAAAGCCATAAGTATCCGAGCCAACCTGATGGGGAGGAACAACAGACGGTCCTGAAAATGGATCGTTTTTTTATGTTGAAATTTATCTTTCACTTCTGGAGCTGGCTAGCTCTAGCATTTGTCGCCTGATCAAGGTGCTCACGCTTTTATAAACTTTCAATTCAAAAAATTCACCAAAAGGGGTATGATAGTAGATATAAATTCGGAAGACGAAATAACGTAATGGTCAACAGGGGGTCTCATCTTCATGAGTATATTTTCATTTGTTAAACCATATCGCATCCCGATTGCGATTGCGCTTAGCTTAATGCTTGTCGAATTGGCTGTTGAACTTGTCCAGCCGCTTTTGATTGCCAAAATCATTGATGAAGGGATCGTGGCGAGGGATCTCGATACAGTCATCAAATGGGGCGGAGTCATGCTCGGAATCTCTTTCCTTGCCTTTGCATCAGGGATAACGAATTCGTTCATAGCTGCCCATGCAGGCCAGAGCTTCGGGTTTGATCTTCGCGAAAAACTTTTTGCCAAGGTTCAGGCTTTTTCCTTCACGAACTTCAGTCATTTCCCATCATCTTCTTTGATCACAAGGATTACAAATGATGTGACCCAGCTGCAGAATACTTTTTTTATGAGTCTAAGGATTGCGATGCGAGCTCCTTTGCTGGTCATTGGGGGAATCATCATGGCGATGTTGGTACATGCAAAATTGGCACTGCCGTTTGTGGTCATCATCCCGCCTCTTTTGATCTTCCTTATTTGGATCATGACAAAGGCTGCAGGTTTATTTAAAAGCGTCCAGAAGCGTCTTGATAGAGTGAATGGGGTTATGAGAGAAAACCTTGTGGGCATGAGACTGATCAAGGCTTTTGCCAGAGGGAAATATGAAGGAACCAGGTTTGAGAAAGCGAACAATAAATTACAGGAACGAACAGTATTTGCTTTAAGGGTTACCGAGGTGACGATTCCCGTTCTGCTGCTTTTCATGAACTTGAGTGTCATTGCTGTTCTTTGGTTTGGTAAGATCGATGTCCAGTCTGGCAGAGTGTCAGTTGGTGAAGTAGTAGCGATTGTGAACTATGCTGCCAGGATCACCGCTGCCTTTTCAATGTTTTCGTGGATCATCATGGTATTCTCTCGTGCCAGGGCATCTTCTGAGCGTGTAACCGATGTCCTGAATGAGGAGATTGATCTTGAAGATACCATCAAAAGCTACGATGCTTATGAAATCTCTAAAGGTGTAATTGAGTTTGATCATGTGTCATTCCAGTTCCCGGACACCAACATTCCCATTCTTCAGGATCTATCCTTCAAGATTGAACAGGGGGAAACAGTAGCGGTACTGGGAGCGACCGGTGCAGGGAAAACGGCGATGTTCCAGCTAATCCCGCGATTGTATGATGTCACGAGCGGGGATATACGAATCGACGGCCGGAACATAAAGGAGTTGAAACTGAAAAGTCTCAGAGAGGGCATCGGCTATGTACCACAGGAGGCCATGCTGTTTACCGGTTCAATCAAAGAGAACCTGGCCTGGGGCAAACAGGATGCCACAGAGGAGGAATTGGTGAAGGCAGCAGCAGATGCCCAAATCCATGAAACCGTCCTGAAACTGCCGAATCAATATGATACGCTCCTGGGGCAAAAAGGTGTCAACCTTTCGGGTGGCCAGAAGCAGCGGTTATCCATCGCCCGTGCTTTGATCAAAAACCCTAAAATCCTGCTGCTTGATGACAGCACCAGTGCGCTGGATTTGAAAACGGAAGCAAAGCTGCTCGATGCAATCAGTCTATATAAGTGTACGACCGTCATCATTACCCAAAAAATCAGCACTGCAAAGGAAGCAGATAAAATCCTGCTGCTCGAGAATGGATCCATTATAGGTTACGGAAATCATGAATCCTTGCTCGAGCAATCCTCTCTTTATCAGGCAATTTACAATTCCCAGTTCGGGGAGGTGAAGGCAGGATGTTAAAAAAACAAAAAGAAAACAGATCGGACGAAAAAAGAAGTGTTGTTAGAGGAATTGGACCGACAATCAGAAGAATCTGGTCGTACCTTGCAGACCAGCGAAGTCTGATGATCCTTGTCCTACTAATGGTGGTGGCCAGTTCAGCACTTGGATTGCTGGGCCCATTCCTGATTGGATGGGGCATTGATGAGTATTTTGCGACAAATTCGACCGATGGTTTCATCTGGCTGTTAATCGGTCTTGCATCCGTTTACGTAATGCATTCCTTATCATTGTGGTTCCAAAGCTACTGGATGATCGGAATTGCGCAAAAGACGGTCTATACAATGAGGAGACAGCTTTTCAACCATTTTCATAAACTCTCAATTGATTTCTTCAACAAGCGCCAACATGGCGAGTTGATGAGCAGGGTAACCAATGATATCGAAAATGTCAGCGCGACTTTGAATTCCTCCGTCATCCAGATTTTTTCGAGCGTGTTAACCCTTGTTGGAACGCTAGCGGTCATGATCTGGCTGAGTCCATTGCTTACGCTTGTCACGATGATCATCGTACCGCTGATGTTCATGGGAATGAAGTGGATTACCAGCCGGACAGGGAAGTTGTATAAAGAACAGCAGCGCCGGCTTGGAGAAATGAATGGTTATATTGAAGAAACAATCTCAGGCCAAAAAATCATTAAATCCTTCTCCCAAGAACCTAAGGTAATAGAAGAGTTCCGGATAAAGAATCAGCAGTTAAAGGAATCAGGTTACTGGGCTCAGACCTTTACCGGCTTCATCCCAAAATTGATGAATATGCTCAATAATCTCAGCTTCACAATAGTGGCAGCTGTGGGCGGATTCTTCGCGCTGAAAGGATATGTGACGATAGGAACAATCGTCATCTTTACCGAGTACTCCCGTCAGTTCACAAGGCCGCTGAATGATTTGTCGAATCAGTTCAATACCTTGCTGTCAGCTGTAGCAGGAGCCGATCGTGTATTTGATATCATAGATACGGAGGAAGAGGCTGTCGATGAAAAAGGAGCCGAATCAATTCCGAATATTACTGGGAAGGTTGAGTTCAAAGATGTATCTTTCTCATATGAAAAGGGCGGAGACACTGTATCTGAATTGAATTTCATCGCAAAACCTGGGCAAACTATCGCGCTTGTTGGTCCTACCGGAGCCGGAAAGTCGACCATCATAAACTTGATCTCCCGATTTTATGAACCAAATCAAGGGATGATTTTAATAGATGGGAACGACAGTAAAAAAATCACCCGTGAAAGCCTGCGTAAACAAATGGGGTTCGTCCTTCAGGATTCATTCCTGTTCCAGGGAACCATAAGGGAGAATATCCGCTATGGAAGATTGGATGCAACAGATGAGGAAGTGGAGAAGGCGGCCAAAGCAGCGAATGCCCATTCCTTCATACAGAGATTGCCTGAAGGATATGACACTGTGTTGAGCCAGGATGATGCCGGTATCAGCCAGGGGCAGAAACAGTTGTTATCCATCGCTAGAGCCATCCTTGCTGATCCATCCATCTTGATACTGGATGAAGCGACAAGCAGTATTGATACCATTACTGAACTCAAAATACAGGAGGCCCTTCAGCATTTATTGAAGGGAAGAACAAGCTTTATCATTGCCCATCGCTTGAATACAATTAAAAATGCAGACCAAATCATTGTCATAGAAAGCGGGCAAATCATTGAAAAAGGTAATCATGATGAACTGTTGGCGCAAGAAGGCTTTTACCATGACCTTTATACAAGTCAACTGGAAAAGAGGACGTTGATGAATTATTAGGGAGCCATTGAGCTTCCTTTTTTTGTTCTTCAAAAAGTGAACGGTTAAAGGTGTGTTGTTTATAAAATATGACAAATTTCCCGGGCAATAGAGGATTCACGAAAACTTTGTCGTATTCCTAAATAGAAGCCTGCAATTTGCTTGACAGCATCCGTCCGTCTTTATATACACAGTCCACTTCGATTGGAGAAGATGAAATGCTTGCTGAAAAACTTCTTTTAAATGTTCTTATAATCTTGCTGCCAATCTTCATTCATAGTGTGCTTTTTGATAATAAAAGCGTGGAGAAATCTCCTTATTTGTGTGGAGTACTTCAAAGTGTTGCGGTGATTCTTTCCCTAGTGTTTGCATATAAGGAAGGCGGTTTATACTGGGATCTTCGATATGTCCCTTTAGTGCTGGCTTTTCTATATGGCGGGCCGATAGCGGGGAGTATGGTTCTGTTTACTTATCTGGCAACTCGAACTTTTATGGGCGGGGATCTTTGGCTTGGATACGCAAGCGGATTTCTGGCAGCGCTTATTCCTTTCTTGTTCATGAAGAAGTTTTGGACGTTTGACGCAAAGAAGAGGATCAGGATAGCTGTTCTTGTGGGTTTATGGCCTTCGCTTTCAATGCTGGCAATTTTAGTAGCCAATATCTTTATTAATGAACCTACAGCTGAAGATACAAATCAAATCATGCTGAATGTGGCGATTTTTGGAGCTATCCAAGTGTTTGCTGTATGGATCGCATCCATTCTGAATGAGTCCTTGATTGAGAAGGATCTTATGAGAAAAGAAATTCTTAGAGCTGAAAAACTGAATACACTGGGTGAACTGGCTGCCTCTATTGCGCACGAAATCAGGAATCCCTTAACAGTAGTAAAAGGATTCCTGCAAATGATGCACAAACAAGAAAAAGGGAACAATCATTATTATTTGAGTCTCGTCCTGACAGAATTAGGCAGGGCGGAATCCATCATTAATGATTATCTGAATTTTGCCAAGCCTCAATTTGAAAAACTTGAAGAAGCTGAACTGGCAGAAATCATATCAGAGGTTACACTCTTATTAGAGGCATTTGCAGCAAAGGAAGGTGTCCAGGTAAATGTCCAGCTGGAGAGGGGAGTCTATGTCGAAACGGACCGAAACCAGCTTAAACAGGCCCTGGTCAATATTATAAAGAATGCGATTGAGGCCACCAATGATGGCGGGGAAGTTAACATAAATCAGTCTACAGTAGTCCATGAGTCTTTTATAGTTGTTTCTGATAATGGAAAAGGTATGGATAGTGCTCAAATTGCCAGACTAGGTACATTATTTTATACAACAAAAGATAAAGGCACGGGCCTTGGAACTTCTGTTTCAATAAAAATCATCGAGGCAATGGGTGGTTCGATTTCATTCAAGAGCGAAAAAGGAGTCGGGACAGAAGTGACAATCATGCTGCAGGCATATAAAAAGAAGACACCTAATATTACTGAACCTGCAAAAATGGAAGATGCTATGTAAAACAGAAACAGAAAAATTATTCCAGAATTAGAAAAAGCGAACCGGATCCGGTTCGCTTTTTAGTAACTTGCTACTTCACAAGATGTATAAAAAATCATCCATTATAAACTTTTGCCGCGGTACAAAATTCCACTTGACCATTTTTAACCTAAACGACGCAAGCCCTACCTCTCTTGCATCCTTACGGCTCCGAAGCCGATCCAGTGTGAATAAGTTGTTACCAAAAAATAAAAGCAGAACGCCATTAATTGTTTACATAATATTTGTTGTGATTCAAGTTACTTCTTTTTGGCGAAGCTTTATCATTATATGTTGTTTTCCAGTAGATGTCAACAGGTATTTACAAATGTTTGAAATCCTTACTTTTTACGTAAGTTTTCCTGTGCCATTTTTACAAGCTCTCTTACCATGCTGCCTCCGAGTCGGCCTCCAACCTTTCCTGCTTCCCGAGTAGAAAGATTGCCGTTATAGCCCTTGTTCAGGGGAACGCCAACCTCTCTTGCAGTTTCGAATTTTGCATCCTCAGCTTTCATTGTACCAGCTACCTGAGCTTTTAAATCATCCAGTGCTCTCCTGGCTTCAGGTACTAGAATCTTATTTCTTCTGGCCATTGATGGTCCCTCCATAGATTCTTTTTTCTTATTATTGGTCAGAAACTGTTTAATTATTTCATAATGGCACAGGGGGTTTTAACTATTCCAATAACGGGTAAATATATTGTCGATTTAATTTATCCTCATACTTATTAACAGTTAAAAGTTAGTGTTATTAAGTACTCCACAGATTTATCCACATTATCCACAAAAATAAGGGTGCAATATGGTAGATGCTGTAAAACTTGTTTTTTAAAGCTTTCTGAAAAAATATCAACAGTATTCACATTGATGTGGATAATTTTTTGAACAATTAGTGAAACAGCTTGTTAAATGATTTAACTGGTAGTAAAGTATAAGTATCAAAAGTTAGTGAAAATATTCACAAACAAACTGACTTGAGATATCCCCCTTCCCTTAGTAGGAAAAGGCAGAATCATTAGATTCTGCCTTTTCCTTTAGTTGGGTTATTTTCTCCTGCTTTTTGCACGCTCATCCGCAGCCTTGGATCGTGCCATTGCTTCAAGGTCATCGTGGTCAGCTAATTCGCGATTGAATTCCACGTCGAGCCCATCTGATTTCATGTTCTTCGGCACTTGTGGAAGGGATGCTTTGTTACGGTCACGTGTTTTATGTCCATGTGATCTTCCCAATCGAAAAAACCCCTTTCAAATTGAAAAAGTACGGAAATGGATCATTTCCGTACTTTTATGTTCTTCCAAAAGAGGAGGCTTAATGCCTAAAATCTCTTTCCATTTGCATAGCCGCCAGCTCGGTCTGCTTTCTTGAATTCACGGCTGTATGTAACTTCCTGCATGCTTGATAACGTACTCTTTGTCTTATCTCTTTTCTTCTTATCCATCAAAAATCCACCCTTTCAATGTGATGTACCTTACAAGTATTTCCTTGTTGAAAGGGATTAAACAGCATTACTTACTTAAAATTTCTCTTAGAGCTTTTTCGAGCTCGGGATACTGGAAAGAGAAGTCTGCGTTAAGCAGCTTTTCTGGTATGGCTTTTTGCCCTTCCAGCACAAGCATGCTCATTTCCCCGAGTGCAATTTTAAGTGCAAAAGCAGGCACAGGCAGCCAATGTGGCCGTTTCATCACTTTGGATAAAGTCTTTCCAAACTGATCCATTGTCACTGGACAGGGAGCAACGAAATTAACAGGACCCTGTAATTTTGAAGACTCTATTGAAAGTATGATTCCGCGTATGACATCGGTAATATGAATCCAGGAGAGCCATTGGTGACCAGTACCGACTTTTCCTCCGCCAAAGAATTTATATGGCAGGACCATCCTCGGCAGGGCACCTTCATTTTTATCAAGAATCAAGCCGAATCTGCACAGTACGACACGAGTGCCAAATTCTTTCACCTCGTTGGCAGCAGATTCCCAGCGCTGGACTGTATCAGCCAGGAAGTCATTGCCTGGACCAGACTGTTCATTGAATTCTCCTGCCAGAGAGGTCCCGTAATATCCAACAGCACTAGCATTGATTAATACATCAGGTTTATTTTTCAATGCCTTAATGATCCTTTTCACTTCAGTGGTTGCTCTAGTGCGGCTGTCTATAATTTTCTGTTTGTATTCTTCCGTCCATCGGCCATTGATAGTCGCACCTGCCAGGTTGACGATCGCATCAATGCCCTCAAGCTGACTTTCAGGCTGGTCTCCGGGATTTAGCCACTGAACAAACCGTTTACCTTCGATGCTCTGCTCTTTGACTTTCCGGGTTAAAATAAACACTTCATGTCCATTGCGGACCAGCTCATTGGATAATGCTTTGCCGACAAGTCCTGTTCCGCCTGTGATGGCTATTTTCATGGTCATCCTCCTAACTATACTCTTGACTATATAGTACTGCTTTTAACATGATAAACCTTCTTTGAATGTGTTAAAGTTTCTATAGAGGTGAAATAAGATGCCAGTCATTGCAAAGATTTCCGTCCAAAAACACAATAAAGACAGATACAGCATTTTTACCGACAGCGGAAGGGGAGAAGAGTATGCCTTCAGCGTCGATGAGGATGTGTTAATCAAATATAATCTGAAAAAAGGGATGGAGCTGGATGACTTCGCTGTCACGGAAATGCTGTTCCAGGACGACATCCGGAAAGCCTATAATACGGCAATCAACTATCTTTCACACCGCATGCGGTCAGAATCAGAGGTCCGTGAACACCTGAAAAAGAAAGAAATATCGGATTCTGTCATCAAAGAAGCAATCCATAAATTATATGAGTTAAAGTTCCTGAATGATGAGGAATTTGCCAAGGCATTTGTCCAGACCAAACTGAATACGACGGATAAAGGTGCAGATGTCATCAAACTAGAGTTGAAGGAGAAAGGGATTGCGCCAGATTTAATCACAAAAGCCATTGAAGAGGTTTCATTCGATGAACAGCTGGAAAAGGCGATCAAGCTGAGTGAAAAATATGCTTTGAAAAATAAGAAGGACTCTTCAAGGATTTTAAAGCAGAAAATTGAGCAGATGCTCAAACGCAAAGGATATTCTTTTCCCATCATCCGTGCTGCATTGGATGAAACAGAAGTAGAGAAAGAAGCCGATGCTGAAATGGATGCACTAAGGGTTCAAGGTGAAAAGCTCCATAATAAATATAGTAAACTCCCGGAGCGTGAATACCGTCAGAAGCTGAAGATGGCCTTGTATCGTAAAGGATTTCCCATGGATTTAATTGATGAATTCATCATGGAAAAAGAAAATGAAGACTAAAAAATCATGACACTTGTCATGATTTTTTAGATTCTATCACAATCTCTGGTTGGTCAAGGTTGTTCACAATGATTTGGGCCACCTCTGCAGCTGACCGAAGTCTTGATGGATCTGCCACATGCTCGCTATCATCCCAGAATGGCGTATTCATACCGCCCATATAGGCGGCGACGAATCGGGTACCAGTTCCTTCATACTCTTTCTGAAGGCTTTCGGTGAAGCCCCTGACTGCGAATTTACTGGAGCAATAGACAGCTTCATTCTTTTTCCCGCGGAGACCTGCTGTGGAAACAATGTTCAAGACCAGCCCCTCATCATTCTGTTCAAGATAGGGGAGGAGTGCTTTCGTCATATTGATGGTTCCGAAGACATTCGTCTGGAACATTTC
This portion of the Mesobacillus sp. S13 genome encodes:
- a CDS encoding YfhE family protein, which gives rise to MDKKKRDKTKSTLSSMQEVTYSREFKKADRAGGYANGKRF
- a CDS encoding ABC transporter ATP-binding protein, which translates into the protein MLKKQKENRSDEKRSVVRGIGPTIRRIWSYLADQRSLMILVLLMVVASSALGLLGPFLIGWGIDEYFATNSTDGFIWLLIGLASVYVMHSLSLWFQSYWMIGIAQKTVYTMRRQLFNHFHKLSIDFFNKRQHGELMSRVTNDIENVSATLNSSVIQIFSSVLTLVGTLAVMIWLSPLLTLVTMIIVPLMFMGMKWITSRTGKLYKEQQRRLGEMNGYIEETISGQKIIKSFSQEPKVIEEFRIKNQQLKESGYWAQTFTGFIPKLMNMLNNLSFTIVAAVGGFFALKGYVTIGTIVIFTEYSRQFTRPLNDLSNQFNTLLSAVAGADRVFDIIDTEEEAVDEKGAESIPNITGKVEFKDVSFSYEKGGDTVSELNFIAKPGQTIALVGPTGAGKSTIINLISRFYEPNQGMILIDGNDSKKITRESLRKQMGFVLQDSFLFQGTIRENIRYGRLDATDEEVEKAAKAANAHSFIQRLPEGYDTVLSQDDAGISQGQKQLLSIARAILADPSILILDEATSSIDTITELKIQEALQHLLKGRTSFIIAHRLNTIKNADQIIVIESGQIIEKGNHDELLAQEGFYHDLYTSQLEKRTLMNY
- a CDS encoding ATP-binding protein — translated: MLDSIRPSLYTQSTSIGEDEMLAEKLLLNVLIILLPIFIHSVLFDNKSVEKSPYLCGVLQSVAVILSLVFAYKEGGLYWDLRYVPLVLAFLYGGPIAGSMVLFTYLATRTFMGGDLWLGYASGFLAALIPFLFMKKFWTFDAKKRIRIAVLVGLWPSLSMLAILVANIFINEPTAEDTNQIMLNVAIFGAIQVFAVWIASILNESLIEKDLMRKEILRAEKLNTLGELAASIAHEIRNPLTVVKGFLQMMHKQEKGNNHYYLSLVLTELGRAESIINDYLNFAKPQFEKLEEAELAEIISEVTLLLEAFAAKEGVQVNVQLERGVYVETDRNQLKQALVNIIKNAIEATNDGGEVNINQSTVVHESFIVVSDNGKGMDSAQIARLGTLFYTTKDKGTGLGTSVSIKIIEAMGGSISFKSEKGVGTEVTIMLQAYKKKTPNITEPAKMEDAM
- the recX gene encoding recombination regulator RecX, whose protein sequence is MPVIAKISVQKHNKDRYSIFTDSGRGEEYAFSVDEDVLIKYNLKKGMELDDFAVTEMLFQDDIRKAYNTAINYLSHRMRSESEVREHLKKKEISDSVIKEAIHKLYELKFLNDEEFAKAFVQTKLNTTDKGADVIKLELKEKGIAPDLITKAIEEVSFDEQLEKAIKLSEKYALKNKKDSSRILKQKIEQMLKRKGYSFPIIRAALDETEVEKEADAEMDALRVQGEKLHNKYSKLPEREYRQKLKMALYRKGFPMDLIDEFIMEKENED
- a CDS encoding alpha/beta-type small acid-soluble spore protein; translated protein: MARRNKILVPEARRALDDLKAQVAGTMKAEDAKFETAREVGVPLNKGYNGNLSTREAGKVGGRLGGSMVRELVKMAQENLRKK
- a CDS encoding YfhD family protein; protein product: MGRSHGHKTRDRNKASLPQVPKNMKSDGLDVEFNRELADHDDLEAMARSKAADERAKSRRK
- a CDS encoding SDR family NAD(P)-dependent oxidoreductase; translation: MKAIIVTGAGTGLGKELSLLLARQGFHMILTGRTEDKLNTVKVQIEQSGGSATAVQLDLRNLEDIKEKALLISKQHEIYGLVNNAGLGYFGPFTEVSDTEIEEMFQTNVFGTINMTKALLPYLEQNDEGLVLNIVSTAGLRGKKNEAVYCSSKFAVRGFTESLQKEYEGTGTRFVAAYMGGMNTPFWDDSEHVADPSRLRSAAEVAQIIVNNLDQPEIVIESKKS
- a CDS encoding TIGR01777 family oxidoreductase produces the protein MKIAITGGTGLVGKALSNELVRNGHEVFILTRKVKEQSIEGKRFVQWLNPGDQPESQLEGIDAIVNLAGATINGRWTEEYKQKIIDSRTRATTEVKRIIKALKNKPDVLINASAVGYYGTSLAGEFNEQSGPGNDFLADTVQRWESAANEVKEFGTRVVLCRFGLILDKNEGALPRMVLPYKFFGGGKVGTGHQWLSWIHITDVIRGIILSIESSKLQGPVNFVAPCPVTMDQFGKTLSKVMKRPHWLPVPAFALKIALGEMSMLVLEGQKAIPEKLLNADFSFQYPELEKALREILSK